The genomic window TCTCTCATCGTTTCCCGGAAACGTTTCGGTGTGAATTGCCGCGCAAATGCTCTGGACAATGAAGCATCAAGTGAGAGCTTTTCAGGATTATCCAGATAATAGTGTAGCTTGGCGGCAATGGCGTTACTATTGAGTGCTGACACACGCCACGCAGGATCAGGTACCGGAGCACCGCAATTTTCCGTTAGAATCACTGGAATACCACACGCCATAGCTTCCACAGCCACCCAGCCAAAGGCATCTGCTACTGAAGGCAAAACCATTAAATCGCTCTCTGAATAGAGTTCACGCAGGCGATTTTTTGTTACGGCGCCAACTGCTTTGAGCTTTGCCTTGCCAACTTGGTCTGGAATCGGAAATTGGCCAGTAGGACGTCCGGCCAGTGTCAGCTGAACAGGTGCATTCAACTTTTTCAACGCCTCAAATAGAAATGGCAATCCCTTGCGGAACGAGAGCTCTCCAACGAACAACAGCTTGAGCGGAGAATTCACAGGCTTGGAATGCGGTTTCTCATGAGGGTGCCAAAAATCAACATCAACCCATAACGGGTTTACCAAAATTTTGTCTGGCGAAACACCTTGAGATATAAAGCTTTCTTTTTGAAAGTCAGAATACACCATCAAGTGTTCCGCCAGAGCATATTCTTCGATTTTGCGCTCGATCATTGCAGGTCCGTCTGAAAAACCCTCCCATTTCATTCCGGCACGATCAGCTGCTTCTTTCATCAACAAATCCAAGGCAACAGGATGCAGTTGTGGACAATCATGCAAACTACGAATTCCGAGGCTACGAGCTACTTTAAGCGATTCCAGTGCACAACGCTCTGTTGTGACCAGTGCAGAAGGTGGAGATTTGTGAAGATGCTTGGCGTAGGATTTATCAAACCATGCAAACATCTGCATAGACTCTAAATCACCGCCGAATCGCTGGCGTAGAGCATTCGCCAGCAATGGCCAAGGATTTTCATGAACATATTTGACATCCAATCCGTCAATTCTCCTATTACGCAAACGCTCACGGCCAAATAGGCGGCTTGCCGCCCCACCCCAGCACCCTGGGGCGTCATAGACGGAACAATAAAATTCGCGCAAAAGCCCTATTTCTTGAGCGGCAAGTGCACATTCAAAGGCGGTGTGAACGCCAGAATAAACCACATCAATCATGCCAGCTTTACTCGATACTAGGAGTTAAAATTTGCTGCGCAAAGAGTCGAGCAGTCGCACGCTGGCTATGTCCTGAATACCAGCACTGCAAAGATCGCTGAATTGCTTCTGGATCAGACAGGTCTGACATCTTCACTGGGCGGACATAGTGCTCTCCTGCTCGGAGGCCATCCCAAAGTGTAGCGTCTGGAACAGGCACAAGAGGGATCACGCCATGAGCTGCAAAAGCGGCGAAGATACCAGATTTGGCGAAAAGCTGAGGACCGACAAATGCAAATCCAAATGCGGATTCAGCAAGCATCTGCGAAACCTGCTCCATCGTGAGAAAACCAGTTTGATAAACTGGGACTGAAAATTCTGAAGGGATGACAACACTTTTCCCAATCATCACAATCCGCTGAGCTCCAGCCTGAACGACCGCATTTTGCAATTCACTCCATATATCTTTGATGCCATGTTGAGAGGATAGATTAGAGGTGAAGAGGATGATTTGACGCTCGCGGGCTGAAAATGAACGCATTTCAGATGGTTCACCAAAATTGGAGAATACTGGCAGAATCGGCACGTTTGCATTTACCGACCGCGAGCTGCGCTGAATTTCGCGACGGTTCAGTTCACAGTTCGTCATGACAAAGTCAGAGTTGAACAACAAGCTGCGGGCCACCCTATGTTGTAAGGGGCGGAGCCAGAATGCGCTTTGCAGAGGGGAACTGGATGCAGCCACTTCATGAAACATGACAATTCGTCGCGGAATGCGTAGATTACTCGACAACTGTTTCCATGCCTCGGCCAGCCATAGAGCAACGCCACGCTTTTGGTATCCGTAAGGAGAGAAATGTAATATCAAACAAGCAGCGTTTTCTCGATGTCTCTCGATCACCTCAAGCAAAGCCGCAGAGCTTGGTGATGGGAGAATTTCGGCAGGAAAGGCCACTGTAGCATGCCCTGCCCCACCCTCTGCATTTTGCACCCCAATAAAAATGCTTTCCACCTGCTCATCTTCTCGAAGTCTTTTTGCCAAGCTCCACGCGTAGTCAGCAACCCCACATGCAGATGAAGGCACATGAGGTAAAATGTGAATGGCACACGAAGGTGCAGATCGCATAACGAACCTCAAAATGAATCTGAGGACAAGGTTACGACATTTAAGTGTAACTCACCCCAAGGTGCTTGCATCCAAATTGAAACCGATGTTTTCAGCCCTGAGAATCCCAAAATCAGAGCCTTGATAAAAGCATCCGTTTATCTTCCAATTCATCGCATGAAGTCGTTCCTTCAAGGCTTCTAGAGTATAGCCAGCCCATAGGTGGAACTCCATGGTCAAAAAGCGAACTCGCTTCCACGAAGCATCGTCCCGAAGGATGTCCCATTCAGCGCCCTCACAATCCAGTTTCACAAGATCGACCCTCCCACCGATCCGATGGACAGCCTCACCAAACGAAACTTGCGGTATATTGCTCGAAGCAACTGTTTCAGACCGCGCATGGACGCTATCGCTCGACTCATGAATGGAAACGAATCCTGGCACCATTCCCACAGCTTCGGGATACACCGTGTATCCAAAGCTGTCGGCCTGTCGCTTCCAATACGGGCCCATTTGAGGGTTGGGTTCATAGCCGTGAATCACTGCATCCGGCCATGTCAGTCTGGCGTGTGCTGCAAACAGGCCTGCATGGCATCCTATGTCCATAACGGTTGAAACTGATCGCGGAAGCCGATGAAGGCCATAGACGTCATCGAGAAGAATATCAATAAAAGTCCCACGTGTCCCCGCATCAGCCGGAAGGTGCAGTTCGGTCACCATTCCGTTTCGATCTATTATTTGCCGCGGAGTGCAAAAGCTAGCAGCACGTTGAAATGACAACCCAAGTCGATTGGCAGCGATTCGTCTTTGAATTAAAGTTTTAAGTCGTGAGAGCACAAAAATCGAATTTTATGTGTTTGAATTTAGCAGGCTAACAGGAGGCGCACATCGCTTAGGATCTGCTCAATTCTCGAGCGCCCGCCATTACTGCGCGCTTCCACCTGCGCAAACGTCCCCGCAAGCTTCGCTCTATGGCCTTCGTCTTTTCAGACCGACTTCTTATTTCCTGTCTCCACGCATCGAGTTCGTCAGACAGCAGAAAATCTTCCATCAGCCGATCAATGGGGCGTGCTTTCGACATGTCACAGCCAGCCCAGTGGATGAGATAGGGCTTACGTTGATTGTCTACCCAGAAACGTTCAAAATGGGCGTCAATGTAATCACCTGCCCAAGTGGATTCCATCCTCAGCGGAGGTAGAGTCACATTGTTTATGACTACGTCGCTTGTGTTGACAAGTAAATTGATGCCAGGCTGCTCATGATGAGGAAAGGTCAGGCATGTATTTCTGAAGCCTTCGGCTTCACAGCGCTCACGAAGTTGCTCAAATGAATAGAGACGTCTGTCACAAGCCCACTGCCCAGTATTAAAGATGCTCAACTGCCAGTTTGTGGATTTTTGAGACACAAGACTTTCAGACTCTGCCGTGAGGGTTTCGTTGGGATATTTCCAATGTCCGCATGAAGTGATAAAGCCCTCACATGCCGCCAACACTTCGTTGGGATTGCGAAGAAAAATCACATCAGAATCCACAAATTGAAAGTTTTTCTCCAAAAGACACTGGTACTTGCGCATCGTTGGATGCGCCTTCCACTGCATCAGCCAGTCGCAAAGCTTTGCATCTTCCCACCATTCCGCATTACGGGGAAGATCGAAGCGCCCCTCATGGTAGGGGATGACACGCAGTGGCAGGTCACAACCCACAGCGCGCAAAGAACGCTCCATGGCAAGAAAACGAAGGCGCACCTCAGGACTTGCTAGCGTGGCTATAAATTCCAGTTTCATGACTTAGTTGCTGACACTTTCTCACCTTTGGCCCGAGGCAAGCCAGCGCAATTGCCATGCTGCAAACTGCGGCAGAGACAGGCTGCCAATGTTCGCCAATGCCGTAGAGCACACAGCGGAAGCACATCCCTTATTTGTTCTCGTCGTGTTATGGGTATTTGAACGAGCTCAAAGGCACGCTTGAAAAGCCCCTCTAGAGCACGCTGTGGCGAAAAGTTTTCCATCCACACTTCACGAGCTCTCTTCCCCATCTCCAACGCACGGTGCGTTTGCTGCTCCAACAGCTGAGGAATCTGACCCACTTGGGCTTCAGGAACCAAAAGAGCAAATTCTTCCCAATCAATTCCTGACACAGGCAGCCAGTCATCACTGATGATCACCGGGGCGCGACCAAGTTGCATAACCTCAAACAAACGCATTGAGGCAGGCCCGATCCCTCGTGGACACAAAACAAACTCTGAGTCGAGAATGGTTTGGAGATAGCCTTTCTGAAACGGTTCCCGCTCATCAAGGCCCATCTGCGTGGCGGAAGAACCTGTAACAGCATTCAGCAGCGCTCTGGGATGATTCAAAGCCAGCAAGTTTTGCCTAACCGGGTGCGTCTTAGGATCCCCAACGAAAGAAAATAGGTAACGACGCTCCTTTAAAAAGATTTGAGACTCCGGAATCTCATCCAAGTAAGGATTGTCATGTACTCGCACCAGATAGCTGAACGAACGCCGAGTGTGGGCGTTTGGATGATTCTTGTCGATAGATGGCGATATGGTTCGGCACAATGTCTGTGTCACATCGCTGATGTGATAAAGCACACATTTCTGCCGATAGGCTCGATAAACAGGATGTCTTAGAACATCAAAAAAGTAAGGATCTAAACCCGCATAGACTTCTGCAAAAAGGATTAGATCTGCATCTGCCGGACTCGGCACAAGATGATGACTGGCAAGATATCCGCACTTTTCCAGCCATGCAGAAACAGATGCTTCTCCTTGGGCAGAGTATGCACTAACAAGGTGAATTTTCATCCAAAATAAGGCACGAAAGCCACATCAAATATTTTCGTGCGGTGTCAAATACAGCCACTGCATGATCACCGGACGTCCTTCAGCAAAGGCCAGTTCCTTGGTTTCAAAGTCTAGAGAATCCACAGCACTGCATTGGTAAGTGCGTGCTTTTTGCAAGTCATCAATGCTGTGCACCACATGCACCCGGTGGGTCTTAGAAAACAAACCACTAATTCTACTGCAGAGCCCAGCCTCGATAAAGTCATGAGTTTCGATCAGAAGGTCGGACATG from Prosthecobacter vanneervenii includes these protein-coding regions:
- a CDS encoding glycosyltransferase family 4 protein — protein: MIDVVYSGVHTAFECALAAQEIGLLREFYCSVYDAPGCWGGAASRLFGRERLRNRRIDGLDVKYVHENPWPLLANALRQRFGGDLESMQMFAWFDKSYAKHLHKSPPSALVTTERCALESLKVARSLGIRSLHDCPQLHPVALDLLMKEAADRAGMKWEGFSDGPAMIERKIEEYALAEHLMVYSDFQKESFISQGVSPDKILVNPLWVDVDFWHPHEKPHSKPVNSPLKLLFVGELSFRKGLPFLFEALKKLNAPVQLTLAGRPTGQFPIPDQVGKAKLKAVGAVTKNRLRELYSESDLMVLPSVADAFGWVAVEAMACGIPVILTENCGAPVPDPAWRVSALNSNAIAAKLHYYLDNPEKLSLDASLSRAFARQFTPKRFRETMREEYFKLLA
- a CDS encoding FkbM family methyltransferase, which translates into the protein MVTELHLPADAGTRGTFIDILLDDVYGLHRLPRSVSTVMDIGCHAGLFAAHARLTWPDAVIHGYEPNPQMGPYWKRQADSFGYTVYPEAVGMVPGFVSIHESSDSVHARSETVASSNIPQVSFGEAVHRIGGRVDLVKLDCEGAEWDILRDDASWKRVRFLTMEFHLWAGYTLEALKERLHAMNWKINGCFYQGSDFGILRAENIGFNLDASTLG
- a CDS encoding exostosin domain-containing protein — protein: MKIHLVSAYSAQGEASVSAWLEKCGYLASHHLVPSPADADLILFAEVYAGLDPYFFDVLRHPVYRAYRQKCVLYHISDVTQTLCRTISPSIDKNHPNAHTRRSFSYLVRVHDNPYLDEIPESQIFLKERRYLFSFVGDPKTHPVRQNLLALNHPRALLNAVTGSSATQMGLDEREPFQKGYLQTILDSEFVLCPRGIGPASMRLFEVMQLGRAPVIISDDWLPVSGIDWEEFALLVPEAQVGQIPQLLEQQTHRALEMGKRAREVWMENFSPQRALEGLFKRAFELVQIPITRREQIRDVLPLCALRHWRTLAACLCRSLQHGNCAGLPRAKGEKVSATKS